A region from the Oceanidesulfovibrio marinus genome encodes:
- a CDS encoding sensor domain-containing diguanylate cyclase: MFIDAHNDLSLFRDEFLKLYRSDMDFTDDDFWTMYFVDADKATRMKERFFSGFINKHLGRSWGVTSFIGNNQPVEDRDFMRRLLIAYILVNRYGPAWASTGMLHASYPENGITIFSPDAPWGLQAEPDLPMNELGTIKATLQSVNPERKPVWTGLYYDETVDRWTITFEMPVDYEGRHLVNPSLDVHLASIMRRLDSDSLEGTNSYIISKNGFLVAHPGKLRDELKRQGTLSLDKIGDPDLTRMYQELSHATPDADGISIVEDDDGGNYLIAAELSGPEWWLVMALPETLLVKEAHQAARIVLLFGFLLFVAYYVAVCVVITRHVKAPLRSLQEATSLVAKGEYNTVIQSPQLLPLQQKNEIGQLAGMFLNMCQEINDAQSNLQGLVDSRTQELEAANIQLRRLSLLDGLTGIHNRRSFDRDIGAVFRQVQNGVESFFLMLIDVDHFKAFNDIHGHAAGDVALRTVAQLVAGNIRKEDRAYRYGGEEIAVIFNTGDEDAAYACGERIVEAVRGAAIEHRGSPHGLVTISAGMVRYSDRFQTVTDMVNVADACLYEAKSSGRNCLVTDAVE; this comes from the coding sequence GTGTTCATCGATGCCCACAACGATTTGTCGCTATTCAGGGACGAGTTCCTCAAGCTGTATCGTTCGGATATGGACTTCACGGATGACGATTTCTGGACGATGTACTTTGTCGACGCCGACAAAGCCACGCGCATGAAGGAGAGGTTCTTCAGCGGCTTCATCAACAAGCATCTCGGACGATCGTGGGGCGTGACAAGCTTCATTGGCAACAACCAGCCGGTGGAGGACCGCGATTTCATGCGCCGGCTGCTCATCGCGTACATCCTGGTCAACAGGTACGGGCCGGCCTGGGCTTCCACAGGCATGCTGCACGCCTCCTATCCTGAAAACGGCATCACCATCTTTTCTCCGGACGCCCCTTGGGGCCTGCAGGCCGAGCCAGACCTGCCCATGAATGAGCTCGGGACCATCAAGGCCACACTGCAATCCGTCAATCCCGAGAGGAAGCCGGTCTGGACCGGGCTGTACTACGATGAAACCGTGGACCGGTGGACCATAACCTTCGAAATGCCGGTGGATTACGAAGGACGCCACCTGGTGAACCCGAGCCTCGACGTGCACCTTGCGTCCATCATGCGCCGGCTGGACAGCGATTCCCTTGAAGGAACGAACTCGTACATTATCAGCAAGAACGGCTTCCTCGTCGCCCATCCGGGAAAGCTGCGGGACGAGCTGAAACGGCAGGGCACGCTCTCCCTGGACAAGATCGGTGATCCCGACCTGACGCGCATGTATCAGGAGCTTTCGCACGCCACACCCGATGCGGACGGCATCTCCATTGTAGAAGACGACGACGGCGGCAACTACCTCATAGCTGCGGAGCTTTCCGGGCCGGAGTGGTGGCTGGTCATGGCGCTTCCGGAGACACTGCTTGTGAAGGAAGCGCACCAGGCCGCGCGGATCGTGCTGCTCTTTGGATTCCTGCTCTTCGTCGCATACTACGTGGCGGTGTGCGTCGTGATCACTCGGCATGTGAAGGCGCCGCTGAGAAGCCTGCAGGAGGCGACGTCCCTGGTCGCAAAAGGAGAGTACAACACGGTCATCCAATCGCCGCAGCTGCTCCCCCTGCAACAGAAGAACGAGATCGGCCAGCTCGCCGGGATGTTCCTGAACATGTGCCAGGAGATAAACGACGCACAATCCAATCTGCAGGGGCTCGTGGATAGCCGCACGCAGGAGCTGGAGGCGGCCAACATCCAGCTCAGGCGGCTGAGCCTGCTGGACGGACTGACCGGCATCCACAACCGCCGCTCATTCGACAGGGACATTGGCGCGGTGTTCAGACAGGTGCAGAACGGCGTGGAGTCATTCTTCCTGATGCTGATCGACGTCGACCACTTCAAGGCGTTCAACGACATCCACGGCCACGCGGCCGGCGATGTGGCCCTGCGCACCGTGGCGCAGCTTGTTGCGGGTAATATCCGCAAGGAAGACCGCGCCTACCGGTATGGCGGCGAGGAGATCGCCGTGATCTTCAACACCGGCGACGAGGACGCGGCCTACGCCTGCGGTGAACGCATCGTCGAGGCGGTCCGCGGCGCAGCCATCGAGCACAGGGGCAGCCCGCACGGCCTGGTCACCATCAGCGCGGGGATGGTGCGCTACTCCGACCGCTTCCAGACCGTGACCGACATGGTCAACGTGGCGGACGCCTGCCTGTACGAGGCAAAGTCGTCCGGCAGGAATTGTCTGGTCACCGACGCTGTGGAGTAG
- a CDS encoding FRG domain-containing protein translates to MDLKFRSGWKAMDGETEWLEPERVVYAKSPQGLIQAAGYAKHILGRKGMVFYRGQQSNYATMYPSLYRQKGRDKNRKIISKVITDSGKRKRSDVLDAIILKLQNSGAFLENTPEFVTEGILQHYGLNTRYIDIVDNLWSALWFSCHSMKISTHSSNLMHIVRSNKPYSYVYLLALGKIKKLNAGVYETYSNVEIVDLRIAAPSLYLRPHAQHGLVAKRINRQMYSKSDFMECVGLTIKVDTENALKWIGSGELLMPGSMYPSAFFDSGYAVLMSYDELTFYEKLIEEKLHYYKSAKKMREVFGSIKNVSY, encoded by the coding sequence ATGGATCTTAAATTTCGCTCTGGCTGGAAAGCCATGGATGGCGAGACCGAATGGCTTGAACCTGAGAGAGTTGTCTATGCGAAAAGCCCCCAAGGTTTGATACAGGCAGCGGGGTATGCCAAACACATACTTGGTCGCAAAGGCATGGTTTTTTATCGTGGCCAACAGAGTAATTATGCAACAATGTATCCATCCCTATACAGACAAAAGGGAAGAGACAAGAATAGGAAAATAATAAGCAAAGTCATTACTGACAGCGGAAAAAGAAAACGTTCAGATGTGTTGGACGCAATCATTCTTAAACTACAAAATTCTGGTGCTTTTTTGGAAAACACACCAGAATTTGTAACTGAAGGGATACTCCAGCATTATGGACTTAATACTAGATATATTGATATAGTCGACAACTTATGGTCTGCTCTTTGGTTTTCGTGCCACTCCATGAAAATCAGTACTCATTCGAGCAACCTAATGCATATCGTTAGAAGTAATAAGCCTTATTCTTATGTTTACTTGCTTGCGCTTGGAAAAATTAAAAAACTAAATGCCGGGGTATACGAGACATATAGCAATGTAGAGATTGTTGACTTACGAATTGCTGCTCCTTCACTGTACCTGCGACCGCATGCTCAACATGGCCTTGTTGCCAAAAGGATTAACAGGCAGATGTATTCCAAATCTGATTTTATGGAATGCGTCGGACTAACAATCAAAGTTGACACTGAAAATGCTTTAAAATGGATTGGGTCTGGCGAGTTGCTAATGCCTGGGAGTATGTATCCATCGGCTTTCTTTGATTCCGGGTATGCTGTGCTTATGAGCTATGACGAGCTTACATTTTATGAAAAACTGATCGAAGAGAAACTGCACTATTATAAATCCGCGAAAAAGATGCGCGAAGTGTTTGGAAGCATAAAGAATGTTAGCTATTGA
- a CDS encoding site-specific integrase produces the protein MDRGIFVSRVEAESTTLSEALDRYIDEYAPNLSDPRREKNRARAIQRRPFASRFMATIKGKDIAAFVKERQEEGAGPNTIRLDLALLSKLFEIAATDWGMESLSNPVKRANKPKVPAGRSRRFQDDEEERLLAACDERFACVVKFALETAMRREEIATMVWSQVDLKNRSVLLPRTKNGESRTVPLSPAALNILKSLPRTISGPVFGMNKDKITRAMKAAADKAGVPDFRFHDLRHEAVSRFFENTNLDVMEIRAISGHKSMQMLARYSHLRTGRLADRLAGMKRGDTGS, from the coding sequence ATGGACCGGGGCATTTTTGTTTCTCGCGTAGAAGCCGAATCAACCACCTTATCCGAAGCTCTTGATCGTTATATTGACGAATATGCGCCGAATCTCTCTGACCCCAGGCGAGAAAAGAACCGAGCGAGGGCTATCCAACGTCGCCCTTTCGCTTCACGGTTCATGGCCACTATCAAGGGCAAGGATATTGCCGCGTTTGTCAAAGAGCGCCAGGAGGAAGGAGCCGGCCCAAATACAATCCGGCTAGACTTGGCACTGCTGTCAAAACTGTTCGAGATAGCGGCCACAGATTGGGGCATGGAGAGCCTTTCCAACCCGGTCAAACGAGCGAATAAACCGAAAGTCCCGGCAGGACGATCCAGACGTTTCCAAGATGACGAAGAAGAACGCCTCTTAGCTGCGTGCGACGAACGCTTTGCGTGCGTGGTCAAGTTTGCCCTGGAAACCGCTATGCGACGAGAAGAAATCGCAACTATGGTCTGGTCCCAGGTTGACCTGAAAAATCGCTCAGTCCTTCTGCCTCGCACGAAAAACGGCGAGTCGAGAACGGTCCCCCTCTCCCCCGCCGCTCTCAACATTCTTAAATCACTCCCCCGCACCATTTCTGGCCCTGTCTTTGGCATGAATAAGGACAAAATCACCCGCGCTATGAAAGCCGCTGCCGACAAAGCTGGAGTTCCCGACTTTCGATTCCATGACCTCCGTCACGAGGCGGTAAGCCGATTCTTCGAGAACACAAACTTGGACGTCATGGAAATCCGGGCCATATCAGGCCATAAATCTATGCAAATGTTGGCGCGCTATAGCCATTTGCGGACAGGGAGACTGGCGGATCGGTTAGCGGGAATGAAGCGGGGGGATACTGGATCATAA
- a CDS encoding serine/threonine-protein kinase, with protein sequence MTIELNAGDVLCSRYQVNALIGEGGMQFVYKAHDRTMDRFVALKTPKNNSSEKRFQRSATLSAKVTHPCVAKTLDYFEENGSQFLVEELIEGADLQTAIMRRLRYVDPFLAAKIIHSLAKGFAASHHVGVVHRDIKPSNIMVAGSYCITALKVTDFGIAKMAEEELADAVVGGEETITGSKTMIGALPYMAPEMVENPRAAGAPSDVWAIGALLFELLSGEKPYGTGLRAVPNILAADPPQKPDFLSKNPQFSPLANELFDIVLACLAKEPDERLTADGLVQRCNQLCYYDARRRVGYVNNTFYSHGFITEDSTDERVFYHFNNVYGDLPEMYDRVCFSAFTGGGSDRAYPVVLMTEDEDAF encoded by the coding sequence ATGACTATAGAACTGAATGCCGGTGATGTGCTATGCAGTCGCTATCAGGTAAATGCTTTAATTGGAGAAGGGGGTATGCAATTTGTTTATAAAGCGCACGATCGTACAATGGATAGGTTTGTTGCACTTAAAACACCTAAAAATAACTCAAGTGAAAAAAGATTTCAGCGAAGTGCGACGCTGAGTGCTAAGGTTACACATCCTTGTGTCGCAAAGACACTTGATTATTTTGAAGAAAATGGTTCTCAGTTTTTAGTTGAAGAATTAATAGAAGGTGCAGACCTTCAAACCGCAATTATGCGAAGACTTCGCTATGTTGACCCCTTTTTAGCTGCTAAAATTATCCACAGCTTGGCGAAGGGGTTTGCAGCATCCCATCATGTGGGTGTTGTGCATCGTGACATTAAGCCGAGCAACATAATGGTAGCTGGATCATATTGTATCACAGCTCTTAAGGTTACAGACTTCGGAATTGCAAAAATGGCTGAAGAAGAGTTGGCTGATGCAGTAGTCGGTGGTGAGGAGACGATTACTGGCTCAAAGACAATGATCGGTGCTTTACCATATATGGCACCAGAAATGGTTGAAAATCCTCGTGCGGCAGGAGCTCCATCGGACGTGTGGGCAATTGGGGCTTTGTTGTTTGAACTACTAAGTGGTGAAAAACCATACGGTACGGGATTAAGAGCTGTCCCAAATATTTTAGCAGCAGACCCCCCGCAGAAACCAGATTTTCTATCAAAGAATCCTCAGTTTTCACCTTTGGCCAATGAACTGTTTGATATTGTTCTTGCCTGTCTTGCTAAGGAACCTGATGAAAGGCTCACTGCTGATGGTCTGGTCCAACGTTGCAATCAACTGTGTTATTATGATGCTAGAAGGCGCGTAGGTTATGTAAATAACACATTTTATTCGCATGGTTTTATTACCGAGGATTCTACTGATGAGCGCGTCTTTTATCACTTTAATAATGTTTATGGCGATCTTCCGGAGATGTATGACCGTGTTTGTTTTAGCGCTTTTACCGGTGGTGGAAGTGATAGGGCATACCCTGTGGTTCTAATGACTGAAGATGAGGATGCGTTTTGA
- a CDS encoding serine/threonine-protein kinase codes for MNLPDRYESQGQVLSGGMGDVHVFRDRNLNRNVAIKIIQDDFFADRLLDEVRAFKRVLSKHVVEIYDIIQADDGVAIIEEYLPGEELRHPEEGLCREHFLRTIYQIASGLCEIHDSGLIHRDIKPFNMKFDGEGVLKIFDFGLARQFGVDSSTRGFRGTPGFAAPELYQDATFDFTPAIDVYAFGVTCLYYALGDLPEELTRFRSRDFQLTLFSNLTSNLLPRDLQSILDRTLEFYPSSRPSMLEVKNLIERHLLFNKHRALLILNGGSHFLGEDRPRVTVRAGSKGKIGIHYDGLYFKIQSFEGDVMINNTDAEEGMILPGACVISFGRPETEGRVHVTFDISHPGVVL; via the coding sequence ATGAATCTCCCTGATAGATACGAATCCCAAGGACAGGTTCTTTCGGGCGGTATGGGGGACGTGCACGTTTTTCGTGACCGTAATTTGAATCGTAATGTCGCTATAAAAATAATACAGGACGATTTTTTCGCTGATAGACTGTTAGATGAAGTTCGCGCTTTTAAGCGCGTCTTGTCGAAGCATGTCGTTGAAATATATGACATAATACAGGCTGATGACGGTGTGGCTATAATCGAAGAATACTTGCCTGGAGAGGAGTTGCGACATCCTGAAGAAGGTTTGTGTAGAGAGCATTTCTTGCGAACAATATACCAAATTGCATCAGGGCTATGTGAGATACACGATTCAGGGCTTATCCATCGTGATATTAAACCGTTTAATATGAAGTTTGATGGTGAAGGGGTTCTAAAAATATTTGATTTTGGTCTTGCAAGACAATTTGGTGTTGATTCCTCAACTCGAGGATTTAGGGGAACTCCAGGTTTTGCTGCGCCCGAATTGTACCAAGATGCGACTTTTGATTTTACTCCAGCGATCGATGTTTACGCTTTTGGAGTAACCTGTCTGTATTACGCTTTGGGGGATTTGCCTGAAGAGCTTACTCGCTTTAGATCTCGGGATTTCCAGTTAACTCTATTTTCTAACTTAACATCCAACTTGTTGCCCCGTGACCTGCAATCCATTCTGGATAGAACTTTAGAATTTTACCCATCTTCACGACCATCTATGCTTGAAGTAAAAAATCTAATAGAAAGGCACTTGCTGTTCAACAAACATAGAGCTTTGTTAATTCTTAATGGAGGATCTCACTTTCTTGGTGAAGATAGACCTAGGGTCACTGTTAGGGCCGGTAGTAAAGGGAAGATTGGGATCCATTATGATGGACTGTATTTTAAGATACAAAGCTTTGAAGGTGATGTAATGATAAACAATACCGATGCCGAAGAGGGCATGATTCTGCCTGGAGCATGCGTGATATCATTTGGTCGACCTGAAACTGAAGGACGGGTGCACGTGACTTTTGATATTTCTCATCCGGGGGTCGTTCTATGA
- a CDS encoding PP2C family protein-serine/threonine phosphatase: MDTYRAAVQSSIYYWMLRTCKEKGSVTAPGQIALGTTKGSVRNDNQDRAAVLTFFPNERLSDVVQVAVLCDGIGGLKDGANVAALAISSFTARVIELSDSNMTDCLKKAANHANKIVFDKYEGKGGCTLSAVSINRSGLIEIVNYGDSRVYLQSEKSLTQLSSDDTLDGQLAKMDRKIDAPLPEFKHLVQFIGMEGELDTSPIDITKVKDGDRILLASDGAYNVDFSTMESLLLNSTSTEDGIKKLLLLSEWIGGKDNATAIYAPAFSNTEGYKSMSMTTFEICTWNSSYIFSVDTILNDTTTKEKEVQSEKSSKDKNKKKTSKKKKIQNSAENRNNVADNNDNDDEVIQIQIEFDEGEAG; the protein is encoded by the coding sequence ATGGATACTTATCGTGCAGCGGTTCAAAGCTCTATATATTATTGGATGCTAAGAACTTGCAAAGAAAAGGGGTCTGTAACAGCCCCAGGACAAATAGCCTTAGGGACAACCAAAGGAAGTGTTAGGAATGACAATCAGGATAGAGCTGCTGTGCTTACTTTCTTTCCTAATGAGCGTTTATCCGACGTCGTCCAAGTTGCGGTGTTATGCGATGGTATTGGGGGACTGAAGGACGGAGCCAATGTTGCGGCCTTGGCGATAAGTTCGTTTACAGCTCGAGTGATAGAATTATCAGATAGTAATATGACGGATTGTCTGAAAAAAGCTGCCAATCATGCCAATAAAATAGTTTTTGATAAGTATGAAGGAAAAGGAGGATGTACACTGTCCGCTGTGAGTATCAATAGGAGCGGCTTAATAGAAATCGTAAACTACGGTGACAGCCGGGTGTATTTGCAAAGTGAGAAATCGTTAACTCAACTAAGCTCTGATGATACTCTCGATGGTCAATTAGCCAAAATGGATCGCAAAATTGATGCGCCTCTGCCAGAATTCAAGCATTTGGTCCAGTTTATTGGAATGGAGGGGGAGTTAGATACCTCACCAATTGATATAACGAAAGTAAAGGATGGTGATCGGATTCTTCTTGCTTCCGACGGGGCATATAATGTCGATTTTTCAACCATGGAAAGTCTATTGTTGAATTCTACTTCAACAGAAGATGGTATAAAAAAATTGCTGCTCCTTTCTGAATGGATTGGGGGGAAAGATAACGCAACTGCAATCTATGCGCCTGCCTTTTCGAATACAGAGGGTTATAAATCAATGAGTATGACAACTTTCGAAATATGCACTTGGAATTCAAGCTACATTTTTTCTGTAGATACCATTCTGAATGATACGACAACTAAAGAAAAAGAAGTTCAGTCGGAGAAGTCTTCCAAGGATAAAAATAAGAAGAAGACGTCTAAGAAGAAGAAAATCCAAAATTCCGCTGAGAATAGAAACAATGTGGCAGATAATAATGATAATGATGATGAAGTGATTCAAATACAAATCGAGTTCGACGAAGGCGAGGCCGGTTAA
- a CDS encoding IS5 family transposase, with protein sequence MRSGKKGDAAVGKTKRGKGSKIMAVADASGLPVSVHVVSASPHEVTLVDQTLDAGFTNEVPARLLSDNEYGSDGLDEWLREGWGTEMIAPHRRGRKRTKTQDGRPLRRYRRRWKVERLFAWLQNFRRLAVRYEFHAENFLAFVQLRCIVILVRQF encoded by the coding sequence ATTCGCTCCGGCAAAAAAGGGGACGCTGCCGTGGGCAAAACCAAGCGGGGCAAAGGCAGCAAGATCATGGCAGTGGCAGACGCTTCTGGTCTTCCTGTCTCCGTGCACGTGGTCAGCGCTTCGCCGCATGAAGTGACGCTGGTCGACCAGACCCTCGATGCCGGATTTACCAACGAAGTGCCTGCCCGCCTGCTTAGTGACAATGAGTACGGCAGCGACGGGCTTGATGAGTGGTTGCGTGAAGGTTGGGGAACCGAGATGATCGCCCCACACAGACGGGGGAGGAAAAGGACCAAGACGCAGGACGGCAGACCGCTTCGCCGTTACCGGAGACGATGGAAGGTCGAGCGTCTCTTCGCCTGGCTGCAGAACTTCAGGCGTCTGGCTGTTCGCTACGAATTCCATGCTGAAAACTTCCTGGCCTTCGTTCAACTCAGGTGCATCGTCATTCTGGTGAGGCAATTTTGA
- a CDS encoding ATP-binding protein encodes MLASESQLLNFRNAVAQLAGPEVQKKPLLPVYEAIHNSIQAIQLAGRDHGIISVEFIRDENEMAPKRIVGVRIIDNGIGFTKENMGSFGQLFSEYKKREFNCKGIGRLAFFAAFSRVAIKSTYQESGKTFLIDKVVTEDNFYDLQNVEAEETEDGEVKTSITLEGVIPLSNSFLKIPHDTIKNDITQHFIPSLLSVKNIRIKIVDDGDYYLDESVKDVSRDEPILVGASKFDIYHLKNRTPHRSTHKVILSADGRSVKEQVLSFLPGGKIGEHDDKFYLNTVVISDYLDEKLNHQRTDFNIPRTKSLAEGEPDLESIYEGVVEKARSYSHASIERLESIQENLIQKVFEDLPHLAFLEEDVQVKKELKLGDDVKVVKEAYVKRFAEKQVESFNYVKIITKKYESNEIPNFEEFREESLVKLEEGMKLNHAPLVSYVKYRDFVLGLYDKLLQKRDDEKYQPEKILHDLLFPSKTSSEDHSGGYFNHNLWLIDDRYAVYDYVASDMKEYQIACNKYEAQDKRYDIFAAYKDPIGAEHNVLIIELKRTSEPLSEENDPVRQLVQYVERIMDGKLTHSDGKRINVSDNTQYFGLVLCDVHNNYFKNTMIRRHSLKKRPDSRSYHAVFLESRLFLEVMNYENLLEMAHARNRVFINKLNYK; translated from the coding sequence ATGTTAGCATCCGAATCACAGCTGTTAAATTTCAGGAATGCAGTTGCTCAACTAGCAGGACCGGAAGTTCAAAAGAAACCGTTGTTACCTGTATATGAGGCTATTCACAATTCAATTCAGGCGATTCAGTTGGCTGGGCGAGATCATGGTATAATCAGTGTCGAATTCATCCGAGATGAAAATGAGATGGCCCCTAAGCGCATTGTTGGCGTTAGGATCATTGACAATGGTATAGGCTTTACGAAAGAGAATATGGGTTCATTCGGACAACTTTTTTCAGAATATAAGAAGAGGGAGTTTAATTGCAAAGGGATAGGGAGGCTGGCATTCTTTGCGGCCTTTTCACGTGTTGCGATTAAAAGCACCTATCAAGAGAGCGGTAAAACCTTTTTAATCGATAAGGTTGTCACAGAAGACAATTTCTATGACCTCCAAAATGTGGAAGCTGAAGAGACTGAAGACGGAGAAGTTAAAACTTCAATAACTCTTGAAGGGGTAATTCCTCTGAGTAACAGCTTTTTAAAAATTCCTCATGATACAATAAAGAACGACATTACACAGCATTTTATCCCTTCGTTGTTGTCAGTGAAAAATATAAGAATTAAAATAGTAGATGATGGCGATTATTATTTGGATGAAAGTGTCAAAGATGTATCCCGTGATGAGCCTATACTTGTTGGTGCAAGTAAGTTTGATATATACCATTTAAAGAATCGGACGCCTCACCGATCTACCCACAAAGTCATTTTATCAGCAGATGGCAGAAGTGTGAAAGAACAGGTATTGAGCTTTTTGCCAGGAGGTAAGATCGGTGAACATGACGACAAATTTTATCTGAATACAGTTGTTATTTCTGATTATCTCGACGAAAAGCTTAATCATCAGAGAACAGACTTCAATATCCCTAGAACTAAGTCACTTGCCGAAGGGGAGCCAGACCTGGAAAGCATTTATGAAGGCGTGGTAGAAAAAGCCAGATCATATTCACATGCAAGCATAGAGCGCCTGGAAAGTATTCAGGAGAACCTCATCCAGAAAGTCTTTGAGGACCTTCCACATTTAGCATTTCTGGAGGAGGATGTTCAGGTCAAAAAAGAGTTAAAGCTTGGGGATGATGTAAAAGTCGTGAAGGAGGCCTATGTCAAGCGGTTTGCAGAGAAGCAGGTCGAAAGTTTTAACTACGTTAAGATTATCACCAAAAAGTACGAATCTAACGAAATCCCAAATTTTGAGGAGTTTCGGGAGGAATCTCTAGTAAAGCTTGAAGAAGGGATGAAACTTAATCATGCTCCGCTTGTCTCGTATGTTAAGTATCGAGACTTTGTCCTAGGATTGTACGATAAGCTTCTTCAGAAAAGGGATGACGAGAAATACCAGCCAGAAAAGATTCTTCATGATCTCCTTTTTCCGTCTAAGACAAGTAGCGAAGACCACTCGGGCGGTTACTTTAACCACAATCTTTGGCTTATTGACGATAGATACGCGGTGTATGATTACGTTGCGTCTGATATGAAAGAGTATCAGATTGCATGTAATAAATATGAAGCGCAAGACAAGCGATATGATATTTTTGCCGCCTACAAGGATCCAATTGGTGCTGAGCATAATGTCCTTATTATTGAATTGAAAAGGACAAGCGAACCTCTTTCTGAGGAGAATGACCCCGTTAGACAATTAGTGCAGTATGTCGAAAGGATTATGGATGGGAAATTGACCCATAGCGATGGAAAACGAATCAACGTATCAGATAATACTCAATATTTTGGACTTGTTTTGTGTGATGTGCATAATAACTATTTTAAAAATACCATGATACGTAGGCATAGCTTGAAAAAGCGCCCAGATTCGAGGTCGTATCATGCAGTATTTCTCGAGAGCAGGTTGTTTCTAGAGGTAATGAACTATGAAAACCTACTCGAAATGGCCCATGCCCGGAACAGAGTTTTTATCAATAAACTCAATTATAAATAA
- a CDS encoding IS481 family transposase, producing the protein MTTKRKVARRKMSLLELATELGNVSKACKIMGYSRQQFYEIRRNYQTFGAEGLLDRLPGPRGPHPNRVDEAVEQAILDYCLAHPTHGPLRVAQQLVLQGVQVSSGGVRGVWSRHGLLTRHERLLRLEKSVREQRLELSDEQIRVLERFSPEFRDRHIETRHTGDLVAVDTFFVGTLKGVGRVYLQSVIDCHSRYAWGRLYTTKLPVTAVHVLNEDVLPFFEEHIARISTILSDNGREFCGRPDKHPYELFLQLEGIEHRTTQVRRPQSNGFVERLHRTLLDEHFRIKGREKWYESVEEMQEDLDSYLNHYNRERTHQGRGMDGRVPYQAFLDGIVIDEAEVEKEEAA; encoded by the coding sequence ATGACCACGAAACGCAAAGTAGCACGAAGGAAGATGAGTCTGCTAGAGCTGGCCACTGAATTGGGCAACGTCAGCAAAGCGTGCAAAATCATGGGCTATTCCAGGCAGCAGTTCTACGAGATCCGGCGCAACTACCAGACCTTCGGCGCCGAAGGTCTATTGGACCGCCTGCCCGGGCCGCGAGGCCCGCACCCCAACCGCGTCGACGAGGCTGTCGAGCAGGCCATCCTCGACTACTGCTTGGCTCACCCCACGCACGGGCCGCTCCGCGTCGCCCAACAGCTTGTCCTGCAAGGCGTCCAGGTCAGCTCCGGCGGTGTCCGCGGCGTCTGGAGCCGGCACGGCTTGCTCACACGCCACGAGCGGTTGCTGCGGCTGGAGAAGAGCGTGCGAGAGCAGCGTTTGGAGCTCTCGGACGAACAAATCCGCGTCCTGGAGCGCTTCAGTCCCGAGTTTCGCGACCGGCACATCGAGACGCGTCACACCGGCGACCTCGTGGCCGTGGACACCTTCTTCGTGGGCACGCTCAAGGGCGTTGGACGCGTGTATTTGCAGTCGGTTATCGACTGCCACAGCCGCTATGCCTGGGGCCGACTCTACACCACCAAGTTGCCGGTTACCGCGGTTCACGTGCTCAATGAGGACGTGCTGCCGTTCTTCGAGGAGCACATCGCGCGCATTTCGACGATTCTCTCGGACAACGGTCGCGAGTTCTGCGGTCGCCCGGACAAGCATCCGTACGAATTGTTCTTGCAATTAGAAGGGATTGAGCACCGGACAACGCAGGTTCGCCGGCCGCAGAGCAACGGCTTTGTGGAGCGGTTGCATCGGACATTGCTCGACGAGCATTTCCGCATCAAGGGCCGCGAGAAGTGGTACGAATCGGTGGAGGAAATGCAAGAGGATCTGGACAGTTACCTGAACCACTACAACCGGGAACGCACCCATCAGGGCCGCGGCATGGACGGCCGAGTGCCCTACCAAGCGTTCCTGGACGGCATCGTAATCGACGAAGCAGAGGTAGAAAAAGAAGAAGCAGCGTAG